AGGTAGTGGTCGGCCACCACCTCCCGGGTCAGCTGGTCCAGGTTCTCCACCAGCGTGGCGTCGGGATCGGTGTCGGCCAGCACGCCGAGTGAGTCCAGCATCCGCTGGCAGAACTCGTGGGTGGTGGCGATGGTGGCGGAGTCGAAGTCCGACAGCGCCGCGGCCACCCGGTCGAACCGCTCGCGGAGCTCGGCAGGCGACCCGGTGGTGAGCAGGACGTCCACCGCGTCCTCGCTGCCGACCGGCCGGCCCGCGACCGCGTCGGCCAGCACCGAGCGGGTGGACTCCAGCCGCTGCCGGATCCGCATCCGCAGCTCCTGGCTGGCGGCGCGGCTGAAGGTGACCATCATCAGCGAGGCCAGATCCACCCCCTCGGCCACGAACCGCGCGGCGAGCGCGGCGATGGTCCAGGTCTTGCCGGTGCCCGCGCTGGCCTCGAGCACGCACGTGCCCTCCGGCAGCGGCCCGCAGACGTCGAAGACGGGGATCTCGGTGGGACTGCTCACCGCTGCCCCCGGTGCTGCAGGAGCGGCTGCCACACGGTGAGCGCGAGCGCGCCGAAGCGGTGCCGGACGCCGGTGGCCGCGTGCAGCCGCTCGCCGGCCTCCTCGGCGGTGAGGTCCTCCAGGGTGGTGCCCACCAGGGTGCTCCAGGTCTTGTCGCGGGACAGCTCGCGGGCGGCGGAGCTCTCCACCTGCCGCTGGGCCAGCGCCTCGTCGTCACCGTGACCGGCGGCGCGGGCGCGGGCGTAGGACTCCGCGGTCTGCACCGGCAGCGGCGCGGGCCGCTGCAGCCCCTCCAGGTGCAGCGCGACCAGCTGGGCCAGCAGCTGCCGGGCCCGTTCCGGGGCCACCGGGGCCAGCTCGACCGGCTGGGACCACCGGTCCACCCGACCGATGGAGCGCGCCCGCCACTCGGTGTCCGGTCTCCCGGCGGCGAGCAGCAGCAGGTCCACCCACGCCTCGAGCTGGTGCCGGGCCCCGACCTTGGAGTAGCGCAGCGCGGTCACGGTGTCCTCGCGCACCCCGGTCACCGCCCCGCTCAGGGTCTGCGCGCCGAGGTCGACCCGGGCCTTCACGGTGGTCGGCACCTGATGCGGGTCGATGCCGGCCACCCGGACGATGCCGTCGATGTGCTCGCGGACCTCCTCCAGCAGGGCCTCGCCCAGCGGCCCCGGCGGCAGGTCGCCGCGCAGCAGCTCGGCGCGGCGGAGACGGGACCAGCTCTGGCCCTGCAGGGCGCCGGCCAGGACCCGGCTGCCGATGGCCCAGCGCTGCAGGCCGTCCGGGGCGATGGGCATCTCGTCGGGCCGCTCCTCCTCGTCGCGCCCGGGCACCAGCCCGAACCGGGCCCGGACGAAGGCCTGGCCGGGGTGGGTCAGGAAGCGCTTCAGGTCGCTGACCTCCACCGTGCTGGACGGATCGAGCACCGGCAGCGCGGTCACGTCCAGACCCGGCTCGGGCACCCGGGGACGGGCGGCGGCCCGCGCCCCCTGCAGCGCGGTGGCGTCGAAGCTCAGCGGCTCGCCGCCTCCCGGGCCGACGGTGAAGTTGGCGGGAGCGAAGGGCTGCAGCGGGTGCCGGGTGCGGACCAGCTCGCTGACCGGCGTCTCCCGCCCGTCACGTCCCGCCCGCCCGGTCGTCGCCGTCTCGTCCAGGGCGTCCAGCAGCTCCCGCAGCGGGACCGCGTCGGGGCGGCGGTCGTTGGTGCGCGGGTCCGCCCCGGAGTGCACCACCACCAGCCGCTCGCGGGCCGACATCACCGCGTCGAGCAGCAGCTGGCGGTCCTCGCTGAGCCGGTCGCGGTCGCCGACCACGGGCTCGCGGGCCAGCACGTCGTCGCCGTCCACGGCGCCGCGGCGGGGGAAGACCCCGTCGTCGACGCCGAGCAGGCAGACCACCCGGTGCGGCACCGAGCGCATCGGGGACAGGGTGCACATGGTCAGCGAACCGGTGCGGAAGTTGCCGCGGCTGGGCCGCCCGCGGAGCTCGTCGGCGAGCAGCGCCCGGAAGTCGCTGGGGCTGAGCGCCGGCGAGGGCTCCGGCGGGTGCGCGCCCACCAGGTCGGCCAGCTGGCCGAAGGCGTGGGACAGCTGCCACTGCTCGTCGGTCGGCACCGCGGTCAGCGACTCCAGCGCCGTCCGGCAGGCCTCCACCCACTGCTGCACGCCCTGGGGCTCGGAGAAGGACGTCACCGCGCGCCGGACCCGGCTGACCAGCTCGGCCAGCCCGCCGACCAGCTCCACCTCCGAGCTGTCCACGCCGTCCAGCGGGAGCACGTGCCCGATGCTGGGCTGGCCGTCCTCGCTCATCGCGACGCCGAGCAGCATCCGCTGCAGCCCCGCGGCCCAGGTGTTCTG
The sequence above is a segment of the Auraticoccus monumenti genome. Coding sequences within it:
- the recC gene encoding exodeoxyribonuclease V subunit gamma, with the protein product MTQDLLDGLEPADAPLPPSAPPARAPGIVLHRSARGDLLADGLAALLATPAPGSDPFATELVCVPTPGVERWLAQSLAERLDAGGEGICAGVAMPTLSRLLDDTVRRVLGEDEDGDPWHPRRLVWTLLAVFDELAAEPWFAPVAAHLGEEDASGRRVGRRWTTARRLARLFAGYAAERPGMLTAWAAGRDVGSTLGALEPDLAWQPPLWRAVAARLDAPHPAARLEAACRTLHAEPERAGLPPRFSVFGPSRIDRRQLRLLEALAHDREVHLWLPHSSPGLWRRLDDEPLSVAPGPDGLLPRSSHRRPTSATTAARHRLNERLGRDQRELQLLLAALPTRQQEPVAAPTPDTLLGWLQADVQADHARPGDQRHQLRVDDTSVQLHSSHGPDRQVEVLRDVLLGLLSDDPTLEPRDVVVMCPDIETFAPLVQACFGLATEDEEGPVHPGHRLRVRLADRSLRQVNPLLELLVDLLDLATARAGAASLLDLAAAPAVARRFGFRADDQLRLAELLEQSGVRWGLDHLHRAQFGMGGFAQNTWAAGLQRMLLGVAMSEDGQPSIGHVLPLDGVDSSEVELVGGLAELVSRVRRAVTSFSEPQGVQQWVEACRTALESLTAVPTDEQWQLSHAFGQLADLVGAHPPEPSPALSPSDFRALLADELRGRPSRGNFRTGSLTMCTLSPMRSVPHRVVCLLGVDDGVFPRRGAVDGDDVLAREPVVGDRDRLSEDRQLLLDAVMSARERLVVVHSGADPRTNDRRPDAVPLRELLDALDETATTGRAGRDGRETPVSELVRTRHPLQPFAPANFTVGPGGGEPLSFDATALQGARAAARPRVPEPGLDVTALPVLDPSSTVEVSDLKRFLTHPGQAFVRARFGLVPGRDEEERPDEMPIAPDGLQRWAIGSRVLAGALQGQSWSRLRRAELLRGDLPPGPLGEALLEEVREHIDGIVRVAGIDPHQVPTTVKARVDLGAQTLSGAVTGVREDTVTALRYSKVGARHQLEAWVDLLLLAAGRPDTEWRARSIGRVDRWSQPVELAPVAPERARQLLAQLVALHLEGLQRPAPLPVQTAESYARARAAGHGDDEALAQRQVESSAARELSRDKTWSTLVGTTLEDLTAEEAGERLHAATGVRHRFGALALTVWQPLLQHRGQR